From Halotia branconii CENA392, the proteins below share one genomic window:
- a CDS encoding Rpn family recombination-promoting nuclease/putative transposase, with translation MYDNICKFIAENFKDDLATWLLGSPMKLTELSPTELSNEPIRADSLILLQSDDLVLHTEFQTDADGDMPFRMLDYRVRVYRRFPNKEMRQVVVYLRKTSSELVSENSFKLNNTFHQFEVIRLWEQPTDRFMSAPGLLPFAVLSQTNDPTMVLTQAAKAVEAITDQQLQRNIAAATGILAGLVLDKNVISKILRSDMMRESVIYQQILEEGEAKGEAKGKAKGKAETTRKVALNLLRIGMSLEQIAQVTELSIEQIQVLQEEIQKS, from the coding sequence ATGTATGACAACATCTGTAAATTCATTGCCGAGAACTTCAAAGATGATTTAGCAACTTGGTTGCTAGGTTCACCGATGAAATTAACAGAACTTAGTCCTACTGAATTATCAAACGAACCAATTCGTGCTGATTCATTAATTTTATTGCAATCTGATGATTTAGTTCTACATACCGAATTTCAAACCGATGCTGATGGAGATATGCCTTTTAGGATGTTAGATTATCGGGTTAGGGTCTATCGCCGCTTTCCTAACAAAGAAATGCGTCAAGTGGTAGTCTATTTGAGAAAAACAAGTTCAGAATTAGTCAGTGAAAATAGTTTTAAATTAAACAATACTTTTCATCAGTTTGAGGTAATACGCCTGTGGGAGCAACCAACAGACAGATTTATGAGCGCTCCAGGTTTATTACCCTTTGCCGTGCTAAGTCAGACAAACGATCCTACAATGGTATTAACCCAAGCAGCCAAAGCAGTTGAAGCAATAACCGATCAACAGCTACAAAGAAATATAGCTGCTGCTACTGGGATTTTAGCTGGTTTGGTGTTAGATAAAAATGTAATTAGCAAGATTTTAAGGAGTGATATGATGCGCGAATCAGTCATTTATCAACAAATCTTAGAAGAAGGTGAAGCTAAGGGTGAAGCTAAAGGTAAAGCTAAAGGTAAAGCAGAAACAACAAGAAAGGTGGCTTTAAATTTATTGCGAATCGGAATGAGTTTAGAGCAAATTGCTCAAGTTACAGAATTATCTATTGAGCAAATTCAAGTTTTACAAGAGGAGATTCAAAAATCTTAA
- a CDS encoding response regulator transcription factor, with amino-acid sequence MDRSATSATAMKEPSMKDHKRLLLIDDDPNLILLVKDYLEFRGYEVITAENGREALEVLEQDVPDMIICDVMMPEMDGYTFVEQVRQNERTGWIPVLFLSAKGQSADRVKGLNKGADVYMVKPFEPEELVAQVESSLKQTIRWKEHQAKGGENGSRIQVPFDVQLTPTELKVVQFVARGLANREIAEELNVSQRTVESHVSNMLGKTNLHNRTELARWAIENQMA; translated from the coding sequence ATGGACCGAAGCGCGACAAGTGCCACTGCTATGAAAGAGCCCAGCATGAAAGATCACAAACGACTTCTATTGATTGATGATGACCCTAACCTCATCTTGCTGGTGAAGGACTACTTAGAATTTAGAGGATATGAAGTCATCACTGCGGAAAATGGACGAGAAGCTCTGGAAGTTTTAGAACAAGACGTTCCAGACATGATCATCTGTGACGTAATGATGCCGGAAATGGACGGCTACACTTTTGTAGAACAAGTCCGGCAAAACGAACGTACCGGCTGGATTCCCGTTCTCTTCCTTTCAGCCAAGGGACAAAGTGCAGACCGAGTTAAAGGTTTAAATAAGGGTGCTGATGTATATATGGTCAAGCCCTTTGAACCTGAAGAACTCGTAGCTCAAGTAGAATCTTCGCTGAAGCAAACTATCCGCTGGAAAGAACACCAAGCTAAAGGAGGAGAAAACGGTTCCCGCATCCAAGTACCCTTCGATGTGCAGTTAACCCCAACCGAACTGAAAGTAGTACAGTTTGTAGCTAGAGGTTTAGCTAACCGGGAAATTGCTGAAGAATTAAATGTCAGTCAACGTACAGTTGAAAGTCATGTGTCCAACATGTTGGGCAAAACCAATCTTCACAACCGCACTGAACTAGCGCGGTGGGCGATTGAAAATCAAATGGCTTAA
- the groES gene encoding co-chaperone GroES: MAAVSLSVSTVKPLGDRVFVKVSASEEKTAGGLYLPDTAKEKPQVGEVVALGPGRRNDDGSRQELEIKVGDKVLYSKYAGTDIKLGTEEYVLLSEKDILAVVI; this comes from the coding sequence ATGGCAGCTGTATCTCTAAGCGTTTCTACAGTTAAACCTTTAGGCGATCGCGTTTTCGTGAAAGTGAGCGCCTCTGAGGAAAAGACCGCAGGTGGTTTGTATTTACCCGACACCGCCAAAGAAAAGCCCCAGGTAGGGGAAGTAGTCGCCCTCGGTCCTGGCAGACGTAATGACGACGGTAGCCGTCAGGAATTGGAAATTAAAGTCGGCGATAAGGTGCTGTACTCCAAGTACGCTGGTACTGACATCAAGCTCGGCACAGAAGAATATGTACTGCTTTCTGAAAAAGACATTTTAGCAGTCGTTATCTAA
- the groL gene encoding chaperonin GroEL (60 kDa chaperone family; promotes refolding of misfolded polypeptides especially under stressful conditions; forms two stacked rings of heptamers to form a barrel-shaped 14mer; ends can be capped by GroES; misfolded proteins enter the barrel where they are refolded when GroES binds) has product MAKRIIYNENARRALERGMDILSEAVAVTLGPKGRNVVLEKKFGAPQIVNDGVTIAKEIELEDHIENTGVALIRQAASKTNDAAGDGTTTATVLAHAIVKEGLRNVAAGANAISLKRGIDKAANFLVDKIAQHASPVEDSKAIAQVGAISAGNDEEVGQMIAQAMDKVGKEGVISLEEGKSMTTELEITEGMRFDKGYISPYFATDPERMEAIFDEPFLLLTDKKIALVQDLVPVLEQVARAGRPLVIIAEDIEKEALATLVVNRLRGVLNVAAVKAPGFGDRRKAMLEDIAVLTGGQLITEDAGLKLDNTKLESLGKARRITITKDNTTIVAEGNEAGVKARVEQIRRQIEETESSYDKEKLQERLAKLSGGVAVVKVGAATETEMKDKKLRLEDAINATKAAVEEGIVPGGGTTLAHLAPNLEEWAKSNLKDEELIGALIVARALPAPLKRIAENAGQNGAVIAERVKEKDFNIGYNAATNEFVDLLAAGIVDPAKVTRSALQNAASIAGMVLTTECIVVDKPEPKDAAPAAGGGMGGGDFDY; this is encoded by the coding sequence ATGGCAAAGCGCATTATCTACAACGAAAACGCCCGTCGTGCTTTGGAACGAGGCATGGACATTTTGTCTGAGGCTGTAGCTGTTACCCTTGGGCCTAAAGGTCGTAACGTAGTTCTAGAAAAGAAATTTGGCGCACCACAAATTGTGAATGATGGTGTAACTATTGCCAAAGAAATTGAATTAGAAGACCACATTGAAAATACTGGTGTAGCTTTGATTCGTCAAGCTGCTTCTAAGACTAATGATGCTGCGGGTGATGGTACTACAACTGCCACAGTTTTAGCCCACGCGATCGTCAAGGAAGGTTTACGGAACGTTGCAGCAGGTGCTAATGCAATTTCCCTAAAGCGCGGTATTGATAAAGCCGCTAACTTTTTGGTAGACAAAATTGCTCAACACGCTAGTCCGGTAGAAGATTCTAAAGCTATTGCCCAAGTTGGTGCTATCTCAGCTGGTAACGACGAAGAAGTCGGTCAGATGATTGCCCAAGCAATGGACAAGGTAGGCAAGGAAGGCGTAATTTCCCTAGAAGAAGGGAAATCAATGACTACCGAGCTAGAAATCACCGAAGGGATGCGCTTTGATAAAGGCTATATCTCTCCCTATTTCGCAACTGATCCTGAACGGATGGAAGCGATTTTTGATGAGCCTTTCTTACTGCTGACCGATAAGAAAATTGCTTTAGTGCAAGACCTAGTACCAGTGCTAGAACAAGTTGCTCGTGCTGGTCGTCCTTTGGTAATTATTGCCGAAGATATCGAAAAAGAAGCTTTGGCAACATTGGTAGTAAACCGTCTACGCGGTGTACTAAACGTTGCTGCTGTCAAGGCTCCTGGCTTTGGCGATCGCCGTAAAGCTATGCTAGAAGATATTGCCGTCTTGACTGGTGGTCAACTGATTACCGAAGACGCTGGTCTGAAGCTAGATAATACCAAGTTGGAAAGCTTGGGCAAAGCTCGTCGCATCACCATTACCAAAGACAACACCACAATTGTTGCTGAAGGTAACGAAGCTGGTGTTAAGGCTCGTGTTGAGCAAATTCGTCGTCAAATCGAAGAAACCGAATCTTCCTACGACAAAGAAAAACTGCAAGAGCGTCTTGCTAAACTCTCTGGCGGTGTGGCTGTGGTGAAAGTGGGTGCAGCCACTGAAACCGAAATGAAAGACAAAAAACTGCGCCTAGAAGACGCAATCAACGCTACTAAAGCTGCTGTGGAAGAAGGCATTGTTCCTGGCGGTGGTACAACTCTGGCTCACTTAGCTCCCAATTTGGAAGAGTGGGCAAAGAGCAATCTTAAGGATGAAGAGTTGATTGGCGCTTTGATTGTCGCTCGTGCCTTACCTGCGCCTCTAAAACGGATTGCTGAAAACGCGGGTCAAAATGGTGCTGTCATCGCTGAACGCGTGAAAGAGAAGGATTTCAACATTGGCTACAATGCTGCAACCAACGAGTTCGTTGATTTGTTAGCTGCTGGTATTGTTGACCCTGCCAAGGTGACTCGTTCTGCTTTGCAAAACGCCGCTTCTATCGCTGGTATGGTGTTGACAACCGAATGTATAGTTGTTGACAAGCCTGAACCCAAGGATGCTGCTCCTGCTGCTGGCGGTGGCATGGGTGGCGGCGACTTCGACTACTAA